In the Chloroflexota bacterium genome, CGCAACACCGCCTCGATGCGGGCGCACAGCACGTCGAGGTCGCAGGGCTTGGCCAGGAAGTCGTCCGCGCCAGCCCGCAGCCCCCGCACGACCGCCTGCGAGTCGGCCTGCTCGGACAGGAGGATGACGGGCACATCGCCCAGCTCGCGGATGCGGCGCAGCAGCTCCAGGCCATCGAGCCGGGGCATCTCGACGTCGGCCACCACGATATCCGGTCGCTGCCGGTGGAACGCCCGAATGCCTTCGAGTCCGTCAGCGGCTTCGACGACATCCATGTCGGAGTCAAGAGCGGTCCGCACGAGCTGGCGAAGGTAGGGGTCGTCGTCAACGAGGAGCAGGCGCGTCAGGGAGTCAGCCACCGGGCCTCACGGCGCTCACGGAATCATTTTGACGAGACAATGACCGATCATCATCGTTTTTTTGACTTTGTGACCGGGCGCCGCGCTGAGTATAGATGCTCTTGCGCGACACTTCCAGGGGAAATTCTTACACACTGCAACGACTTTATCTTGATTATGGACTATTCTCCGGTACCAAACCATCTGTGTTTCTCGACATCCACTCCAGGTACGGTGCATGTGCATGCACCGCGCCAGCGGCACGACCCTGGCCCGGCGAGAGGGGATCGGCGTCAGCATCGGCGAGCTTGACGATCGAACACGGGCCGATGAAAAACAGGTGCAACATGAGTCGCGACAGCCGGATGTCGATCCGGCCGCTCATCCGGTTGACGGCGTAGACCGCCGCGCTGGAAGCGTCAGTGGCCCCGGCAGGCCAGGGCCGCCGAGCGGCCTCCTGCCCGACCGCACGACGACCATCGCCTCGTGGCTTGATACCGTGAAACCACTGAGCCCGCCTGGAATCCGGACTACGGCAGCTCGATGGCGGTTGGCGCGTCGAACTCGTCGTACAGCGTGGTCATGTAGTGCGCTGGGGCGACCATGACCTCCCGGCGCAGGAGCCCGTCACCCGCATCGAGCCACCAGAGGTACCAGGCGCGGTCGCGCTCGACGTAGAAGGTGAGGAGCCGGGCCGGCTGGCCATCGAGGGTCACCTGGTGGCCGAGGCGCTGGGCCGAGGCGTCGGCGTAGGTGTCGCGGTAGGTCGGGTAGCGGAACGGCGCGTTGCGTCGAACCAGCCGCCACGGCTCGTCCAGGCGGCGGAACGCCTGATTCGGCCCGACGGCCACCGAGGCATCGCCCTCGGCGGTCTGAAGCTGGTAGCGGTCCGGGGCCGCGTAGCGCGCCGTCGAGAAGACGACGCCGCCGACGCCGTCCGCCAGGGCGTCCCGTTGCCGCACCGACCGTAGACCTTCGAGCCGCTGGACGGTCTGGCCGAACAGCTCGACGGCGGCAGACTGGCTGGTTGGCGGATCGAGGCCGGTGCGGTTGGGATCTGGCGCCAGCACGTCGAACGGCGTCTCGACCACCCCTTGCAGGTGGACCGTCGAGCGGACGACCACGCGCCACCAGCCGGGCCGGGTGAACGGCGCGAACGTGGCAAGCTGGCGTCCGTCCGGCTGCTCCTCCGCTACAGCGTCGATTGGGCCGGGCGGGCCAGCCGCCAGCTCGGCCGGGCTGGCTCCGAGTGGCGCCAGCTCGCTGACAGTCAACTGGACGCCGGTCTGCCCCAGGCGGCGGCCGTCGGCTTCCAGCACCTGTACCTCGGCCTGGATCTCGCCGGTCCGGACCCGGTCGAGGATCAGGTGGACCCGCAAACGGTTCTCCGGCCCGGCCGGCAGGACGAGGTCGAGCGGGGTGGCGCTGGGCGACTCGCCCGGCGGCGGCAGCAACGCCATCGTGCCGGCCGCCAGCAGCACGCCCAGGCCGAGGATCATTTCGGAGGCCAGCGGCAGGCGGGGCAGGCGGTCTGGGGCGGCCACCCTGCGCCGCCACACGATCAGTGCCGCCAGCAGCAGCCCGACGATCAGCCCGAGCTTGGCGATCAGTGTCAGCCCGTAGCGACTGCCCAGCAGGAGGGTCGGGTCGAGGCCGAGCGCCCAGCTTGCCGCCACGCCGCTGAGCAACGCGAGCCCAGCGCAGGCCAGCGCCAGCTGCCCGAAGCGCACGCCCACCGGCAGGGCGGCTGCCCCGCGCTCACGGAGGAGCACCGGCATCACCAGCGTGAACGCTGCCGCCCCGCCCAGCCAGACGCCGGCCGCCAGTTGATGGGTCGCGTCGATCAGGACCGGGCCAAGGCCGCCATTCGCAAGGTGGCCGGCCTGCGCCCGCGTCAGCACCAGCAGGGCCGCGAATGCCAGCGCCATCCCGCTCGAGCCACCCGGCGCGGCCAGGTACCCGATCATCGGGACCAGGAACAGGCGCAGCAGGGCCAGCGCGCCGACCTTCCCGATACCGGCGAACGTCGCGCCGCCGGGCACCTCGGGCGTGAACGCGCCGTAGCTGTTGACGGCTTCGGCGACGCTGAGCAGGGCCAGCAGCGTGAGGGTCGCCGTGAGCGCCCGCCCGAACACGGTCAGCACGCGGGGGGCCGCTCCGAGCCGAGCCAGGACCGGCTCGAGCGCCCAGACGCGGAAGGCCAGCCCGCCCAGCACCAGCGAGGTCGTGGCGATGGCAAGCCACTGGAGCGCGACCTCCAGCAGGGACGGCAGCGGTGGGGCGGTTCCCTCGGCGGGCGGCGGCGTGCGCCCCACGCCGAACCGGTAGACGCCCTGCCAGCGGTGGCCGTCCACCTGGGACAGGCTCCACCAGCGGACGGTGTAGACGCCTTCGGTCAGGCCGCTCAGCTCAACCGTCAGGAGGCGGTCGTTCGGCGGCCCCACAGCCAGCTCGCCCAGCTCCAGGCGCGTGCCGCGCTCGTCCAGCACCTCAAGACGGGTGGCTGAGCGGTCGAGCGGCTCGGTGAAGCGCAGCCGCAGCGCCGAGGGCGGCGTCGGGATGGAGGCCCCGGCAGCCGGCTCCGCCTGCTGAAGATCGGCGTGCGCCAGCGCGGCGGACGGCGTGAGCAGGTGCAGCAGCACCCCAAGCACGACCGGCATCACGCAGAGCGGCAGAAGTCGGGCCACGGCGGAAGTGTGGCACGCCGTCACGCCTGGTGCGTAGGTCGTCACGCCTGGTGCGTAGGTCGTCGTCGTGGTCCGCGGCCCACGCACCGGGTGTGACGCTGGATCGGCTCCGTCGCGGCGCTGACGGCAGAGATCGCGCGACCCCATCGTCGTGGCTGATCTCTCCCCCAGCCAGACGTTCCCCGGGGATGACGCGTGCTCTGTCGGCGCCGCCGCGCGCTAGTTCATCTGCCGATGCGTCGGCACCTCCTCGCTCAGCGTGCTGAGGATCTCGTCCATCACGCCGAGCCGCTGCCACCGCTGATAGGTCCGATGCACCGAGCTGTCGTCCGGGTACTCCTTCGGGAGGTGGTTCCAGCGACAGCCGCTTTTGAGCCGGTAGACGATCGCGTCCAGCGCCTGGCGCTGGTCGATGCGCTTGCGGCCCAGGCGGCGGGGCGGATCGTACTTCTCCAGCAGCGGCTGGACGGCCTCCCAATCAGCGTCCGAGACGTGGGTGAGTGGAGTCTGCTGCGTCTGCATGTTCGAGCCGTTGAGTGAGTAGGTCACGCGTACCCTCCTGATCCACGAACTGAGGCTGCGTAGCAAGAAGCGTGCCACGTTTCTCTCAACGGCGCTTTGCGAGATAGTGCACGCTGACCGTGGCTCGCGGGCGGGCCGGCGTGAGCGGGGCGGGGCGAATCGGGGCTTTCTCGCCCGCCGGCTGCTGCCCGACACGCCGCTCGCGAGCATACTCGTGAGCATATGTGACGGACCTGTAAGATGCCGTAGCTCAGCGCTGCCGCTGCCGACCTGCGCCGGGCGCTGACCAGGAGTGCAGCGTTCTGTTGAGCATCGCGCGTTCGCCTGCCCACGGCGCGGCGAATGGGTCGACCGGGCCGGGCCGGACAGAAGACCGCCCGAAACGCCCCCCTTACGTCTTGTAGCGGCCCGTGTCACAGGCGTACAGTGGCGGCTGCCGTGGTGCGCTTCACGATCGCCGACACGCCGACTGATGGTCGCCGCCAGCTTCCTGCGATGCTGTGCGGCTGTGCGTCGTGCGCGGCGGCAGGTCTGCGCGGTGGCGTATTCGAGGGGGCCGTCCGATGAGCGCTGCGCCCATCGCGCCACGCCGCGCCCGCCAGAACGGCACGGCACGGCCCCGCCCGTCGCTGGCGAGCGTCCCGCCGGCCCAGCACGAGATCGAACACAGCGCGGACGGCGCGCCCATCGTCCCGCCGCAGCCGGCGCTGCGCGGTTCGCAGGCCGTGATCTCGGAGCGGGGGGCGGGCGCGCGCACGGCCGGCACGCCACGGGCCGGGTTGTTCCTGGTGAGCGTCGTCGGGTTGCTGGCGCTCGCCGAATTGCTGCTCTGGCTGATCCCGTTCCTGCGGGTGCTGGCCTGGGGCATCGGCTTGCTGACGGCGCTTGGCGCGGCGGCGGCCGGCGTGGCGGCCGCCCACGGCGCGAAGGGCCGGGCGCGGAAGGTCTGGCTGCTGACCGGCGCGGCGTCGGCGTCGATCCTGCTCGGGATGCTGGCGCGCGGGCTGCCCTCGCTGGACAAGGCCCCAGTGACCACCTTCGGGCGGGACGACGTCGGCTTCGTGATGGCCGTGGTCTTCCTGGTGCTGGCGGCCACCATCCGGCTGGACGGCGAGCGCAACGGGACGCGGCGGCTGCGGCTGATCCTGGACGTGGTGATCCTGAGCCTCTCGCCGACGGTCTTCGCGCTGATCGTGACGAGCTACACGGATCTGCTCGGCCCGCGCGAGGTGCTGCTGGCGCCGGGCGGCCTGCTCTACCTCTCGGCCTACGTTGCGACGACGTACGCCATGTTCTGGGTCACCCGGCGCACGGCGTTCGCGCGGCCGGTCTCACCGCAGGGCCTGCTGGCCTGGGGGACGCTCGGCGTGGCTATCGGCGCGATGCTCCACGCCGGCCAGCTGCTGCGGCTGCCGCTTTGGGAGCTTGGCCTCGGGCAGCCGTTCTGGATCGTCGGGCTGGCCGGCATCGCGCTGGGCGCGCTGACGGTCGCCCGGGTGCCGGACGCGGAGTTCGCCCACAGCCCGCCGGAGGGCGACTCCCGCGACGACAGCCGACTGCGGATGATCCCGGCCACTGGCGCCGGGATGCTGGTGTTCCTGGCCCTGGCCGGCCACCTGATCACGGACCGCGCGCCGTCTGGCGACCTGTTCGTCAGCACGCTCGGGCTGTCCGTGCTGCTGGTCGTCCGCCTGATGTTCAGCCTGGGCGAGAACGGCTGGCTGCTGCGCCGGCTGGAGACCTCCGGGCATGCTGAGGAGCGGCTGCGAGACCTGGGGCTGGCGTTGAACCTGCAGGCCAGCCTGGATGTCGAACGGGTGCGCGAGCTGGTCTGTCGGCAGGGCCGGGCGGCGCTGCGGGCGGACAACGTGGTCATCTGGCTGATGGACCACGATGCTGGCGAGATCCGGGCCGTCGAGTCGGCCGGGGTGCGCCGCGACATCCTGCGGGACCGCCGCATCTCGATCCGCGACCGGATGTCGCTGGAAGCGCGGGTGATCCGCACGCGGCACCCGGAGATCGTCCAGCACGCGGCGACGGCCCGGCGCAGCCATCCGCTGCTGACGGTGCTGCTGCGCCAGCAGTGCTTGCTGGCCGTGCCGCTGCTCCGCCACCGCGAGACCATCGGGGCCATCGTGTTCGGGAGCACCCGGCTGCCGGAGGCGTTCCAGGAGCGCGACATCTCGCGGGCCGAGCTGCTGGCAGCCCAGGCGATGGTGGCGATGGAGAACGCCCGCCTGTACGGCGAGGCGCGCGGACAGTTGGAGGAGACGACAGCACTCTATGAGATCGCGAATGCCGCGCGTGACGCCTTGACCTCGGAGGATCTGGCGCAGGCCCTGGTGGACATTCTCAAGGATCACGTCGGGTACGACCGCGCCTCGGTGCTGCTGACGGAGGAGCGCTCGCCGATCCTGCGGCCGGTCCTGGTGGACGAGCGGCCGGCCGTCAACGGCCCGGCCCGGCCCAGCACGAACGGCTCGCTGGGGACGCGGCTGCCGTCCTCGCTCGCCAGCCAGGCCTCGCGGACCGGCAGGCCGGTGATGGCCGACGCGACCGAGGAGCGGCCGGTTGCGATCCTGGCGGTCCCGATGCTCATCAAAGAGGGCAGCGTCGGAGTGATCGAGCTGGAGCGGGCCGAGCGGCCGTTTGGCGAGAGCGAGGAGCGGGTCGCCTCGGCGCTCGCCAACCACGTGGCGCTGGCCCTGAAGAACCTCCAGCTGGCCGAGCACGCCCGCGAGGTGGCAGCCCTGAAGAAGATCGACCGGCTCAAGACCGAGTTGCTCTCGACTGTCTCGCACGAGCTGCGGACACCGCTCAGCTCGATCAAGGGGTATGCCACGACCTTGATGGAGCATGGCGACATCCTCAGCCCGGAAGAGGCGCGCGAGTTCCTGG is a window encoding:
- a CDS encoding GAF domain-containing protein translates to MSAAPIAPRRARQNGTARPRPSLASVPPAQHEIEHSADGAPIVPPQPALRGSQAVISERGAGARTAGTPRAGLFLVSVVGLLALAELLLWLIPFLRVLAWGIGLLTALGAAAAGVAAAHGAKGRARKVWLLTGAASASILLGMLARGLPSLDKAPVTTFGRDDVGFVMAVVFLVLAATIRLDGERNGTRRLRLILDVVILSLSPTVFALIVTSYTDLLGPREVLLAPGGLLYLSAYVATTYAMFWVTRRTAFARPVSPQGLLAWGTLGVAIGAMLHAGQLLRLPLWELGLGQPFWIVGLAGIALGALTVARVPDAEFAHSPPEGDSRDDSRLRMIPATGAGMLVFLALAGHLITDRAPSGDLFVSTLGLSVLLVVRLMFSLGENGWLLRRLETSGHAEERLRDLGLALNLQASLDVERVRELVCRQGRAALRADNVVIWLMDHDAGEIRAVESAGVRRDILRDRRISIRDRMSLEARVIRTRHPEIVQHAATARRSHPLLTVLLRQQCLLAVPLLRHRETIGAIVFGSTRLPEAFQERDISRAELLAAQAMVAMENARLYGEARGQLEETTALYEIANAARDALTSEDLAQALVDILKDHVGYDRASVLLTEERSPILRPVLVDERPAVNGPARPSTNGSLGTRLPSSLASQASRTGRPVMADATEERPVAILAVPMLIKEGSVGVIELERAERPFGESEERVASALANHVALALKNLQLAEHAREVAALKKIDRLKTELLSTVSHELRTPLSSIKGYATTLMEHGDILSPEEAREFLEIIDSESDRLDELIRNLLDMSRLEAGVLRIDREPTDLSEVGRACITRVQRHTDRHQLLMDWETDYLADVDPSRIAQVMTNLLENAVKYSPDGGEIVLAAQPQGNMLQVSVADQGVGIPQRDLHRVFDRFHRVEGEISKRVGGTGLGLAICQRLVEAHSGKIWVESRIGKGSTFFFTVPLVRMEAR
- a CDS encoding response regulator transcription factor; translation: MADSLTRLLLVDDDPYLRQLVRTALDSDMDVVEAADGLEGIRAFHRQRPDIVVADVEMPRLDGLELLRRIRELGDVPVILLSEQADSQAVVRGLRAGADDFLAKPCDLDVLCARIEAVLRRAESNHTQPPSRIELDNGQLVVDLGRAEVWVRSHRVDLSATEYRLLAFLARRPDRIVSPAEILTHVWGAEYVNELGYVKSYVRLVRRKIEENARVPRYLISRRGLGYTLVSRPAPLT
- a CDS encoding copper resistance protein CopC/CopD, which produces MARLLPLCVMPVVLGVLLHLLTPSAALAHADLQQAEPAAGASIPTPPSALRLRFTEPLDRSATRLEVLDERGTRLELGELAVGPPNDRLLTVELSGLTEGVYTVRWWSLSQVDGHRWQGVYRFGVGRTPPPAEGTAPPLPSLLEVALQWLAIATTSLVLGGLAFRVWALEPVLARLGAAPRVLTVFGRALTATLTLLALLSVAEAVNSYGAFTPEVPGGATFAGIGKVGALALLRLFLVPMIGYLAAPGGSSGMALAFAALLVLTRAQAGHLANGGLGPVLIDATHQLAAGVWLGGAAAFTLVMPVLLRERGAAALPVGVRFGQLALACAGLALLSGVAASWALGLDPTLLLGSRYGLTLIAKLGLIVGLLLAALIVWRRRVAAPDRLPRLPLASEMILGLGVLLAAGTMALLPPPGESPSATPLDLVLPAGPENRLRVHLILDRVRTGEIQAEVQVLEADGRRLGQTGVQLTVSELAPLGASPAELAAGPPGPIDAVAEEQPDGRQLATFAPFTRPGWWRVVVRSTVHLQGVVETPFDVLAPDPNRTGLDPPTSQSAAVELFGQTVQRLEGLRSVRQRDALADGVGGVVFSTARYAAPDRYQLQTAEGDASVAVGPNQAFRRLDEPWRLVRRNAPFRYPTYRDTYADASAQRLGHQVTLDGQPARLLTFYVERDRAWYLWWLDAGDGLLRREVMVAPAHYMTTLYDEFDAPTAIELP
- a CDS encoding transposase, which produces MTYSLNGSNMQTQQTPLTHVSDADWEAVQPLLEKYDPPRRLGRKRIDQRQALDAIVYRLKSGCRWNHLPKEYPDDSSVHRTYQRWQRLGVMDEILSTLSEEVPTHRQMN